The Fulvia fulva chromosome 6, complete sequence genome includes a window with the following:
- a CDS encoding Fumarylacetoacetate hydrolase domain-containing protein 2A: MSTGDLVPWNRLVRFVSATDGQKKFGEPIVSSPDADIAALARSGSLEVVVLHGDDPLSAQPTDKRDKVQKLLGPLRVSDVPIIRCIGLNYKTHIKETRRALPEVPTVFTKPAPSIADHDAAIPIPKIAQQQCDYEGELTVLIGRDAKDVSVADALSVVAAYTVGNDVSARDWQREPGKAGVVPQWSFSKSFDKYAPLGPVLVAQKLLGAADQQELTTRVNGAVRQSGSTGDLCHGVQELVAFCSQGQTLQRGSLIMTGTPGGVGLFMKPPTFLQDGDEVEVEVSGIGKLRNTMTFL; the protein is encoded by the coding sequence ATGTCGACTGGAGACCTCGTGCCCTGGAACCGACTGGTACGATTCGTATCAGCAACGGACGGCCAAAAGAAGTTTGGCGAGCCCATCGTCAGCTCGCCAGATGCCGATATTGCAGCACTGGCTCGGAGTGGGAGTCTAGAGGTTGTGGTTCTCCATGGCGACGACCCGCTGTCTGCTCAGCCTACCGACAAGCGAGACAAGGTCCAGAAGTTGCTGGGTCCGCTGAGAGTCAGCGATGTACCCATCATCCGGTGCATCGGCCTGAACTACAAGACACACATAAAAGAGACCAGAAGAGCGCTACCAGAAGTTCCAACAGTCTTCACCAAGCCCGCACCCAGCATCGCAGACCACGATGCAGCTATACCAATTCCGAAAATCGCCCAGCAGCAGTGCGACTACGAGGGCGAACTGACAGTGCTGATCGGGCGGGATGCCAAAGACGTCAGCGTGGCGGACGCGCTCTCGGTCGTGGCCGCTTACACCGTCGGCAATGATGTCTCGGCGAGGGACTGGCAGCGCGAGCCAGGCAAAGCCGGTGTCGTGCCACAGTGGTCGTTCAGCAAGTCCTTCGACAAGTACGCGCCGCTGGGTCCAGTGCTCGTTGCGCAGAAGTTGCTGGGTGCGGCAGACCAGCAGGAGTTGACGACGAGGGTCAACGGGGCGGTACGACAGTCAGGGAGTACTGGAGATCTTTGCCACGGGGTGCAAGAGCTCGTTGCGTTCTGCTCGCAAGGCCAGACGCTGCAGAGAGGTAGCCTTATCATGACGGGAACTCCTGGCGGTGTGGGCTTGTTCATGAAGCCCCCGACTTTCCTTCAGGATGGTGATGAGGTAGAGGTCGAGGTCTCAGGCATTGGCAAGCTGCGGAATACGATGACGTTCCTGTAG
- a CDS encoding D-3-phosphoglycerate dehydrogenase 2: MPTAAQDIPVRNGSSRDALARSVSNSFNAAEASLSRSPELSFHSPNQSYSGPPKVSAKQLRPFQTQDVKVLLLENVNLTGQSILTKQGYQVEALKSSLPEDQLIEKIQHVHVLGIRSKTQLTANVLKHAKNLIVVGCFCIGTNQLDLKFAAENGVAVFNSPFSNSRSVAEQMIGCIISLARQIGDRNVEMHKRVWNKVSAGCWEVRGKTLGIVGYGHVGAQLSVLAESMGMKVIYYDVVNLMNLGSATQVHSLDELLQGADFVTLHVPEIEDTKNMISGPQLEKMRNGAYLLNASRGSVVDIPALVKALQDGKLAGAAIDVFPNEPGSNGEHFNTQLNDWSDELLKQKNVILTPHIGGSTEEAQAAIGVEVADALVNYVNFGTTIGAVNMPEVTLRSLTLDEPNHARVVYIHKNVPGVLRKVNEILGDHNVDKQMTDSRGDVAYLMADISNVNVSEIKNLYQSLEDLGSRIRTRVLY, encoded by the coding sequence ATGCCGACCGCCGCCCAAGACATTCCCGTCCGCAACGGCAGCTCCAGAGACGCGCTCGCCAGATCCGTGTCCAACTCCTTCAACGCCGCCGAAGCCTCTCTGTCGCGCAGCCCAGAGCTCAGCTTCCACAGCCCCAACCAGAGCTACTCCGGCCCACCGAAAGTGTCAGCAAAGCAGCTGCGACCCTTCCAGACACAGGATGTCAAGGTCCTGCTGCTGGAGAATGTCAACCTGACCGGCCAGTCGATCCTCACAAAGCAAGGCTACCAGGTCGAGGCACTCAAGAGCTCACTGCCAGAGGACCAGCTCATTGAGAAGATCCAACATGTTCACGTCCTTGGTATCCGATCGAAGACACAGCTCACTGCCAATGTGCTCAAGCATGCTAAGAACTTGATTGTGGTTGGCTGCTTCTGCATTGGCACGAATCAGCTCGATCTCAAATTCGCCGCAGAGAATGGTGTTGCCGTCTTCAACTCGCCCTTCAGCAACTCGCGTTCGGTGGCAGAGCAGATGATTGGCTGCATCATATCGCTCGCACGACAGATCGGTGATCGCAACGTGGAAATGCACAAGCGCGTCTGGAACAAGGTCTCTGCTGGCTGCTGGGAAGTAAGAGGAAAGACTTTGGGTATCGTTGGATATGGACACGTCGGTGCACAACTTTCAGTGCTGGCAGAGTCGATGGGCATGAAGGTCATCTACTACGACGTCGTCAACCTCATGAACCTGGGCAGCGCAACGCAGGTACACTCCCTCGATGAACTCCTCCAAGGCGCAGACTTCGTGACACTGCATGTCCCCGAAATCGAAGACACGAAGAACATGATCAGCGGCCCACAACTCGAGAAGATGCGAAACGGCGCATACCTTCTCAACGCCTCGCGAGGAAGCGTGGTCGACATCCCAGCCCTCGTCAAGGCGCTCCAAGACGGCAAGCTCGCCGGCGCAGCAATCGACGTCTTCCCCAACGAGCCAGGCAGCAACGGCGAACACTTCAACACCCAACTCAACGACTGGTCCGACGAGCTCCTCAAGCAAAAGAACGTCATCCTCACCCCCCACATCGGCGGCTCAACAGAAGAAGCACAAGCCGCGATCGGCGTAGAAGTCGCAGACGCTCTCGTCAACTACGTCAACTTCGGCACCACAATCGGTGCCGTCAATATGCCTGAGGTGACCCTCCGCTCCCTCACCCTGGACGAGCCCAACCACGCCCGTGTCGTCTACATCCACAAGAACGTCCCCGGTGTGCTACGCAAAGTCAACGAGATCCTCGGCGACCACAATGTCGACAAGCAGATGACGGATAGCAGGGGAGATGTGGCTTACTTGATGGCTGATATTAGTAATGTCAACGTCTCGGAGATCAAGAACTTGTACCAGAGCTTGGAGGATCTTGGTAGCAGAATCAGGACGCGAGTCTTGTATTAG